The Phragmites australis chromosome 13, lpPhrAust1.1, whole genome shotgun sequence DNA window tattatagcTGCACCCGAGTTTGGCACAATTTGCTTCCTCTCCCGGTAGGGGCGGCGACGTGTGCTCTTTCGGCCCCAGCCGGACCATGTGCGCGCGGTGCACCCAAATCCCAGACGGGCTGTTCCGGCCCCGGCATGCTCCGAAGGGTGCACGTCACGCCGTGCGTTTCGGTTGCAAGCTTTCCACTTCCATCCGGGGGTCGGGCGGGTGCGCCGCGCCATTTGCAGCCCCCGCTAATCCCGGCCGGGCCTCTGCGTCGTCCGTTTCGAGCCGCGGGCGGTTGCAAAGGTCGCGGTCGATCAGCCGTCTCACTCACCCACCGGCAAGCTAGGCGCTGCTGCTACTCTGGCTTTTCTTGCCCTCTCTCTCCCAACGTCGCATGCAATGGAAACGCTGCGCTTCCGTAGCGTTACTTGAGGGGAAGTGCCCGGAGAGACGGGCCAAAAGGCGACGAGCGTTGCGGCCGAAGAGAGCAGTGCGTCCTGCGGGAGGTAGTTCGGGGCCAGGGCTCGATGTGCGGTCCGGGAGGTGATCTTTAACGtgcgcctgcgccggcgccggtggaaGTCGTGGGAGGTGCCGAGGTGTCGCCCGAAGATGTCACTCGCCCGTCACACCGTCCGCGTGGAATGGCCGGTTCAGAGGATGGTTCCCTGCGGACCCGCTCTTGTCATCGGCGGACCCACCTTGTGCATAGGTATTCAGTTGCATAcctaacttttttaaaaaaatcgataatatatacagtatatattaaatatatgtatagtacATAGCTAATTAGATTTAAAACTCACAAACTTAGCCTTTCATCGAGCATCCGCTATCGATTCATCCTCACTTTCACATGCTCCTATTAGCCTACGGCCCACAAACCTAAGTCATCCACCAGCTTAATTATCCTTTACTTTTACCGGTTCGTTTTCTCATAATCTTGTATACCTAGTCTAGAATTTCTGGATCCACCACTGCTCTTGGTGCTGGGTACCTCCGACTCTGCAATCTTATCCTGGAACGGAGTAGGATCTAATTCAATTCTGAGCTAAATGTTAGAAGTTCCGGAGCAATTCTCCTCATCCAGGACACTCCCTTGGAAGCAACTATTGGAAAATATTCTAGCTTGAACCATCACTTGTGTGCCGTATCTGAAACGTAGCAAAAGGTGCAGGAATCAGTGCGCGGGTTCAGAAAACAGGAGCATCCGTATGCCGTATTTGTGATATATCCTGCACGATTTGTGGAGGCATCGTACGTACTTCCTGACTTGACGCCTGTTGCGTCGCGTTCAAGTAGATGCAACAAGCAGTggattcaaaataaaaataatcaaacgtCGCACTTATTAGACTAAAAGTGATAGTGTTTTATTTATCAGGCTAAAAAAATGTCATACTACCTGATACATATGATAGATTactgaaaaaaaattatccggTATTATATACACCCTTTAGCTGTAAAATGAGTCCACTCCTAAATACAAATACTCCTTTCACACTAATATCATAGAATTGTTACGCTGCACATGACACACGAAGACGAATATTCTTAGCATATTTCAAGTGATGCACTTGAGAGTCAAGACGGTCAAAATAAGCTGAATTTTTTTAGCATAACTGTAGCATCGGAACATGTGCACACATATCAATCTTACACGTATATACATGGCTACACACTCGCATCCATGCACACTACACACTTTAGACAATCGTGCAGGATCAACGAAACCATTCAAAACTCCACGAGACAAAACACACTAGACTTTTATTGTGGCTCATGCACTAGAGGCAACGAAATTTATTTTGAGGTCAAGCCCCGATGAGACACCCGTTCCAATCCAGGATCGAACCCCGGGTGGATAGGCTGCCAACCAACAGCATACTACTGAGCCGGCGGGTCAGCGGCTCAGCGCTCGTTCTCAAATGGCCATGGAATGTTGCACAGAGATGTTCTGCCTACTCTCTTCACATTACATGGTGCTCCGAAATTAGCATGGCTCTGAAACTGAATCCATCAGAAAGAAACTCTCACTTCTCACTTTCACCACGAGGGAAGAATATCGTAGATTACTACTGGCACTTTTCGACATATCATCACGTGCAGTGAAAGAGCATTAGCAGATGACAAGTACCGGCACTTTTTATCCAAGAGTGGTTTATGTTGAAGTGGGACCACTCACCACCACACACTCAGTTATCCACATGAGTTCCCGAAAAAAAATTGTGCAAAAATTGGCAGTAAAATATGATTGTAACCACCCAGATGAACTCGTGGACAGTTAGCAGGCAATTACACAACGCTCCCATGTCGATCTGAGATAGCCTGGACAGTTGGCATATAACAAAGGATTGTCCACACATCGACTAGATACTCCACCAGGAAATCAGATCGGGAAAATGATCCGGATTAGCATAACACGCGAGGCATTTGTAGCCATCGACTTATTTCGAGGCCAACTAGGTGAAAGTAGTAATAGTGAGTCGCATCCTTATCACTTCCTCGTTATCCAATTCAAGCATGCCAATCCTCTAACGTGACAAAGCTCTTCTCATCGCAAAAATTAGCTATTACATACCACTCAATCTCTACTACTCCGTTCGTATGTGTCCGCTCCCGAAAATCCCGCTTCCGCGTTTCGCCTCTAGCTCACGCACTTAGCCTGCCCAGCACGCTGTGCGCCATGCACGTCGACAGCCTCCCGCAGCTCCTGACTAACACCCACATGTAGACAGGCCGAATGACTAGTCTATTCAAAATAAAAGATTTCCATGATTTCCTAAATTAACCTCACTTTCCACCAAGATAGAAAAAATCATGACCTACAATCTGTCAGATGTAAGGGCTAAGAACTATACATTAAATAACCAAACAGAGAAACATGCGTTTCAGAAGGctactccaaaaaaaaaagaacagttTATTTCACGGTAGCCTAGAGAGCTGATCTTTCTGGGGGTCACTGGGTACGAACACCGGGAGCTGGTGCGGCCGAGGTCCGCCAGACCGTTGGCTTGAACTGCCAGGATCTCTGAAACTTCTTGCTGCAGGATCCGCCACCAGAGGTCCACCAAAGAATATAGACTGTCCAGTGTATAGAAGATCCGGACGGCCTAAGCGAGAGCTGGATCCCTGGTTTGTCTGTGCAGACACAAACCTGCCAGCTTCCTGATCCCAGTAAACAGATGGTCGAGAAGATCTTTCTGCGTTTGGTGGCACGTTGAACCTCCTTGCATTGTTGGCCTCTGAGACAGACGATTCTTTGACAACACTTGCTCTTGCAGAGAATGGAGACCTGTTGGCTGATGTCTGATAGATTGGATTGAAATGCTTGGAGGGATGGTGTTCAGCTATAGGCGTTGGAGTCCGCGAGTTGCTCTGGAAGCTGCTTGGTGTCTGGGGATACAGCTCGATGTCATCTGCACTTGCTCTGCTGGGTGGATAAGGCGACTTATACTGCGAGTTCCCACCGGATCGAGCGTACCCGTGGTGTCCAGTATCAGCACTTATGACACTGCTTCTGCTGCTGAGGTTATCACTGGAGCACCGGTCTGCCTCATATTGGGCACGGGTATTGATCGGTTTCAGCACGGATGAAGAGGCTCTGGCTTTTGCTGCCGCTTTCATGGCCTCATTTGAATCCAGCTTTGCAAGCTTCCATGCACTAATGCGGACTGGACGTTTAGGATGGTTTCTGGCTCTTTCAGTTGGGTCTGAGGTATCTGGATCAACAGTTGAAGGAACTCGTCCAGGTTCCAGGTGTGGAATGATTTCGTCCTGTAATGTGATGCAGACAGGATCAAATATATGTAGGATGATCCACTCAGAAGGAAGAGACTGGTTCAACTTAGAAACGGAGACAACTATGACAAGCAGAACAAGACTCGTTTTGATAGGTGATCTTAGATAACGCTGCAAATTTCTGATAAGGTTTGTTTAAGTGGAAAGCAGGCTTCATTGAAAGAAGCTAACTGCACAGCAATTTGTGGTGCCTTCAATGATAGAAACATAAACAAAAGACAATAACTCTCAGGAAAGTTGACATGGCCCAGAAGCATTACTGAATAAAATTCATACCTGGTCAATGAAGATGCGTGGGGGAGTGCACCATGCGCCTTTGTAGTGACGGGCAAATGAGCTCCCACTAAAAGCAGTTGGTGCAGAACTCATTGGAGAAGATGGCAAGCTTTGCTGGTCATCAATGACAGAGGGTCCAGGAGGTTCACTCTGAGCTCTCATTGCCACCACATATTCATAAGTTGTGATGCCCTGCAAAAGGTGGtacaaaaaataatcaaatccACATATTACATTTGTGGACAAGACCCGAGAAAATGGGACACGAATAATGACAAGTGATAACAAAGTGACCAACCTTCCGGATTAATATCATATGGAAGAAAAACAGCTCTCCTAGAGGTACTGAAGCAAGCATTGAAAGAGCAGTACCCAGGGCCTGAAGTCAGAAGTTTTTTGTCAACATTGTGCTAGTTTACTAGACATATCATGTAACATACTTCATAAATGATTGACTATTGCAGAGTCATTACTGTTTGAAGGATAACAACGTGAAATCAATTTGACAGCATACGGTACTGCCCAATATGATGtcatcttcttcagctatgATAATCTTTATCTCTTCTTAGGGCATGTATACATAGTTGGCATAGACATTGTATTTTCAGCTAAGAGCCAAACCTTGACCTCGATAGACTAATGCTTAAGCATAATTTTCAGCTGTGGAGTGTACACACAGCACTAGCTGTGTTTGCTCACAGTTTCTGCTGCATAAAATTAGCAATTCCTTCTGTTCACCTCCTGATAAGATTACTCATGGCAAGTTGTATTGAACTCCATTATCTTGTCTTACCTCAACAACCTAATTACAGAAGATACTACTAATTTGAATGTCAAAGACCCCCAAAATTGCAATGATACAAATTGCAAATGCGCTCAAGCTTAATCAAATTTACATGAAAACAACTGCAACTACATAACTGAAAAGGCCACCTTGTAAAGAGAAACtagacttaaaaaaaaaacaattaacACTTACCACAATGGTTGCAAAGGGTGCTCGTGAAAGGCCATACCCCAGCTTTTCCCTAATCTGATCTTCTATGGCTGCTTTATTAGTGAAGCAACGAACAAAAACAGCAATACCAACTCCACACTCAACGGCAAGCTTTATGCATTTAAGATAATGAGCAATCACAATTAGAAACATAAAAATACTTTTGAAATATCAAATTTACACTCAACACAAGCTTATCGGCATCTAAAAGAATGAAAATGTTAACAATTAGAAATATCAGCAATTCAGCattctatgttttttttaacatacCCAAGCAAGACTGACAGCCATCAGGCATAAAAATGTGATATAGTTTTTTCTTCCAACACAATTGTTCAGCCACTGCatcaaaacataaaaaaaaaattcagaattaaGAAAAGACagatgaaaaaatgaaaaagggaagaaaacaaaatgaactagagaagattcaatatgataCCCGACAGTGATGATCAAACCCATCAACGCACTTGTCGCAACTTCGACAATGTTTGCTATGTTTGCGCACCTATATCAGAACACAAAGGAAAGGACACTGAGTATCAACTGAAAATTTTGGGTTGATAGCATCTGTCCAAACATAAAATGCAATTGAGATGaatacaaaaataaagaaaagcaAGCGTCACTGCAAATGAAGATGCCAAATGTTGGCTTTGCAAAAAATAAACATCAACAGAAGCATTGAATAGTTGTGAAAATCTATAAAGGAGTCATTTGCTTAAATAAAATCTTAGTTGcattaaaaaatttctacctcGTATTGCAATTGCGATAATATTCCACGTAGGTCCATGCTTTGAGAGTATCTGGCACTACTTGAGTACAAAAGatcgataattttttttatgcccCGACTCTTAGCATCTGTAATGCCGCGACCAACAGTTTTAGTTCTTAGGTACATGGGTTCTTGACAAATTGGTAAActagaagcaaagagtgcaagcATTTGTAGTAAAACCATTATTCAAAATATTACTGCAGGTAAGAAAAGGAGAAATCGGATTGGAACTAACAATGGCATACTCTGCACACTGTATAGGGTTGGAGCAGAGCATAAGTACCTCCGCATTGCAAAGGGTGCAAAAGAGTGCCTCTTCACCATAGTCCTCTTGTTGGTTGGATTCGTCCTCTTTGCGACAGTCCTCCATTGTAAAAATAGCACAACAAAAACAAACCCCTCCTAAGCATGATTTATGCTTTGGGGTATCCTTGCCATTTCTCAATCCTGACTTGCCAGCTTCATCTTGAGTGTCTACATTTGCTTTTAACCAGAAGGAGATGCTGCATTAGTCAATCAAGTGCTAGCACTCAATGAATTGGGTTGAATTGGATAGAGCATCGTTACGGAATCCAGACATACCTTCTGATTTATAAATTAATGCACCATCCATGGAAATCAGGATGCCAGGATCAGCAGGATCAATTGCAGTACATCTAACATATAGAATCAGCACAGATAAGGCCTGACACAACAAAAACTGAATATCAAAATACTTACAAGTACTTACGAGATGAATTCTACTCAGGTACACAATTCaagcattttcttttttttgggggggggggggggggggtcgtaCCAGAAAACCATAAACACCCATAGCAATGTATTGATACAAGTCCTTCCCAAGAAACGGTGAGAAGAAGGCATAGAACGCTATACAAAGCAAGAAGAACACTGTTATAGCTACCAcctgaaaaaaatttaaaaatgttaTTCATACTCTCCCATAGTTAAGGACCAAGAGGTAAGGATGGATCACTAGTAATGAGGAAGTATAGGAGGAAGTACGAATGCAATGAAGAGGACAAAAATTCAGCAGAAACAGAAGGTTGTCTTGGAACATAAGCTTCTGAACAGAAACAGCAGTACATAATGATCCCTCTATCTGGAACAAAATGTTACTAAGATATATTTCAAAAACATGAGCTTATGAGCATGTCAAGTGCTTACCCTGTCAAATTTACAAGTGCAaacttaaattttttataatcgTTTCCCAGAGAACCTAAACTCTTAGATAAGGCAATCAAAGTAGCACAAACTTTCAAACTTCTAAAAGATATTCATGAAGTCGTAGTGTAGCTTAGAGTTCATGGCCTTTC harbors:
- the LOC133889045 gene encoding protein S-acyltransferase 21-like isoform X1, encoding MARRHGWQLPAHTLQVVAITVFFLLCIAFYAFFSPFLGKDLYQYIAMGVYGFLFLLCQALSVLILYVRCTAIDPADPGILISMDGALIYKSEANVDTQDEAGKSGLRNGKDTPKHKSCLGGVCFCCAIFTMEDCRKEDESNQQEDYGEEALFCTLCNAEVRKHSKHCRSCDKCVDGFDHHCRWLNNCVGRKNYITFLCLMAVSLAWLAVECGVGIAVFVRCFTNKAAIEDQIREKLGYGLSRAPFATIVALGTALSMLASVPLGELFFFHMILIRKGITTYEYVVAMRAQSEPPGPSVIDDQQSLPSSPMSSAPTAFSGSSFARHYKGAWCTPPRIFIDQDEIIPHLEPGRVPSTVDPDTSDPTERARNHPKRPVRISAWKLAKLDSNEAMKAAAKARASSSVLKPINTRAQYEADRCSSDNLSSRSSVISADTGHHGYARSGGNSQYKSPYPPSRASADDIELYPQTPSSFQSNSRTPTPIAEHHPSKHFNPIYQTSANRSPFSARASVVKESSVSEANNARRFNVPPNAERSSRPSVYWDQEAGRFVSAQTNQGSSSRLGRPDLLYTGQSIFFGGPLVADPAARSFRDPGSSSQRSGGPRPHQLPVFVPSDPQKDQLSRLP
- the LOC133889045 gene encoding protein S-acyltransferase 21-like isoform X2 — protein: MARRHGWQLPAHTLQVVAITVFFLLCIAFYAFFSPFLGKDLYQYIAMGVYGFLALSVLILYVRCTAIDPADPGILISMDGALIYKSEANVDTQDEAGKSGLRNGKDTPKHKSCLGGVCFCCAIFTMEDCRKEDESNQQEDYGEEALFCTLCNAEVRKHSKHCRSCDKCVDGFDHHCRWLNNCVGRKNYITFLCLMAVSLAWLAVECGVGIAVFVRCFTNKAAIEDQIREKLGYGLSRAPFATIVALGTALSMLASVPLGELFFFHMILIRKGITTYEYVVAMRAQSEPPGPSVIDDQQSLPSSPMSSAPTAFSGSSFARHYKGAWCTPPRIFIDQDEIIPHLEPGRVPSTVDPDTSDPTERARNHPKRPVRISAWKLAKLDSNEAMKAAAKARASSSVLKPINTRAQYEADRCSSDNLSSRSSVISADTGHHGYARSGGNSQYKSPYPPSRASADDIELYPQTPSSFQSNSRTPTPIAEHHPSKHFNPIYQTSANRSPFSARASVVKESSVSEANNARRFNVPPNAERSSRPSVYWDQEAGRFVSAQTNQGSSSRLGRPDLLYTGQSIFFGGPLVADPAARSFRDPGSSSQRSGGPRPHQLPVFVPSDPQKDQLSRLP
- the LOC133889045 gene encoding probable protein S-acyltransferase 19 isoform X3 gives rise to the protein MGVYGFLFLLCQALSVLILYVRCTAIDPADPGILISMDGALIYKSEANVDTQDEAGKSGLRNGKDTPKHKSCLGGVCFCCAIFTMEDCRKEDESNQQEDYGEEALFCTLCNAEVRKHSKHCRSCDKCVDGFDHHCRWLNNCVGRKNYITFLCLMAVSLAWLAVECGVGIAVFVRCFTNKAAIEDQIREKLGYGLSRAPFATIVALGTALSMLASVPLGELFFFHMILIRKGITTYEYVVAMRAQSEPPGPSVIDDQQSLPSSPMSSAPTAFSGSSFARHYKGAWCTPPRIFIDQDEIIPHLEPGRVPSTVDPDTSDPTERARNHPKRPVRISAWKLAKLDSNEAMKAAAKARASSSVLKPINTRAQYEADRCSSDNLSSRSSVISADTGHHGYARSGGNSQYKSPYPPSRASADDIELYPQTPSSFQSNSRTPTPIAEHHPSKHFNPIYQTSANRSPFSARASVVKESSVSEANNARRFNVPPNAERSSRPSVYWDQEAGRFVSAQTNQGSSSRLGRPDLLYTGQSIFFGGPLVADPAARSFRDPGSSSQRSGGPRPHQLPVFVPSDPQKDQLSRLP
- the LOC133889045 gene encoding probable protein S-acyltransferase 19 isoform X4; translated protein: MGVYGFLALSVLILYVRCTAIDPADPGILISMDGALIYKSEANVDTQDEAGKSGLRNGKDTPKHKSCLGGVCFCCAIFTMEDCRKEDESNQQEDYGEEALFCTLCNAEVRKHSKHCRSCDKCVDGFDHHCRWLNNCVGRKNYITFLCLMAVSLAWLAVECGVGIAVFVRCFTNKAAIEDQIREKLGYGLSRAPFATIVALGTALSMLASVPLGELFFFHMILIRKGITTYEYVVAMRAQSEPPGPSVIDDQQSLPSSPMSSAPTAFSGSSFARHYKGAWCTPPRIFIDQDEIIPHLEPGRVPSTVDPDTSDPTERARNHPKRPVRISAWKLAKLDSNEAMKAAAKARASSSVLKPINTRAQYEADRCSSDNLSSRSSVISADTGHHGYARSGGNSQYKSPYPPSRASADDIELYPQTPSSFQSNSRTPTPIAEHHPSKHFNPIYQTSANRSPFSARASVVKESSVSEANNARRFNVPPNAERSSRPSVYWDQEAGRFVSAQTNQGSSSRLGRPDLLYTGQSIFFGGPLVADPAARSFRDPGSSSQRSGGPRPHQLPVFVPSDPQKDQLSRLP